A stretch of DNA from Aspergillus flavus chromosome 3, complete sequence:
GTGAAAATGCGATCAACTTTGTTTGGAGAGTGTTCTAACCCAGTTGCTGAAATATAGATACGGTGCCATTTGTCGATGAGCTTTTCGCTACTTTTGCGCCGAAACAAACCGCTCCTCCCGCAAGCTCGCATCCGCTGAGCCAGCCGCAGATTTTTAATGACGCCAATGCGCCGGGATCAGGCTCTCAGCAACAAGCCCCGTTTAACCCCCCATCCGGCCCTTCGAAGGGTCCTTACGGGCCTACTATGGGCAATACCCCTCAGTCACAGACCGACTCGTCGAGCTATGGACGCAAGCGTAACTACCATGAAGGGTTCCAGGCAGATCAAGAGCGCGAAGAGGCTCCGCATAACAGGAACTTCAAGACGCCCCGACGCGGCCGAGGTGGCGGAAGAGGAGATTGGATGGGGCGCGACAACCGTGCAACTCCCGGCCAATACGCCCCCGCTCCCGCGGGTGGATTTCCTGTGATGCCTCCAACCTTCCCTTCGTTTGATCAGAATGACCCGATGGCGGCGATGATGGCCCTCCAGAGTATGGGGTTTCCACAAATGCCCGGCATGCCTCCTATGCCCATGCCAGCTCCTGGTGGCGGCGCTGGTCAGCCACAGGATCCAATGGCGCCAAAGAGCTCAGAACGGTGTCCCTTCTGGGATACACAAGGCATATGCTATTTGGGCGCTGCCTGTCCGTATCAGCATGACACACCTGGTATTCCGAAGGAGGACGGTAGGACAAATCCTCTTACTGACTTGCCACTGGTGTTGCTAACGATGCATTGCAGAATATGACCCGAAATCATCCAATATCGTGACGGACTTTCAGAGACGGAACACTGACACTCCACATCGTGGCAGCGACAGAGGCCGAGGCCGCGGCCGTGGTGGGGACAGGGGCGGATTTGGAGGACGGGGACGTCGATCCGAGTACTCTGCGGCAGGCCCTAACGAGGATACTTCTATCACCACTATTGTTGTTGAGCAAATCCCGGATGACAAACTCGATGAAGCATCGGTGAGGGAGTTCTTCTCTCAGTATGGCGACATCGTCGAGCTGTCTCTACAGCCTCACAAGAAGCTTGCATTGATCACATATGATAGCCACGCATCCGCCAAGCGCGCATGGTCTAGCCCCAAGGTGATTTTCGACAACCGGTTCGTCAAAGTTTACTGGCATAAGACGAAAGCAGATAAGAATGGTGATCATCGGCAAGGGGCCATTGAGGTCGAGCCGTTCAACCAGGAAGAGTTCGAGAGGCAGCAAGAAGCAGCGCAAAGGGCCTacgaggagaagatgcaaaAGCGCAGGGAGACAGAGGAAGCCAAACAGGCGCTGGAGAAGCAGCGCGAGGAACTCCTGAAGAAACagcaggaagagaaggaaagactGATGCAAAAACTTGGCGGGAACGATGTCAGCAACGGTGCTGCACCCTCAGATGGAGAAAGCGGTCCCTCACCCCAGGAGAATGTGAGCGATCAGACGAAGCAGCTGCGCGCACAATTGGCAGCTCTCGAAGCTGAAGCCAAGACCCTCGGAATCGATCCCAATGGCGCTGATTCTGGTGCGCCCTCGTATCGCGGTCGTGGTCGTGGATATCTGGGACGAGGCGGTTATGCGCCCCGAGGCCGTGGATACGATCCCAATCATCGTGGAGGATATCGCGGTCGTGGAGGAATGACCCGTGGCCGAGGAGGTGTGCTTCGTCTGGATAATCGACCCAGGAGAGTTGCCGTCTCGGGCGTTGAGTTGAACTCTGAGAAGGACGAAGCTTTGAGACAGTTCCTCATCGTGAGTGGTCTCCTTTCCTCATCTTTGCTTATCTATATCGAACTATGGCTAATGACATTGAATCCTAGGGTGTTGGTGAATATGAGTCTATTCAACCTAATCCGGAGCAATCGGACTCTGTGATAGTCGCATTCAAAGAGCGGTACATTGCAGAGAGATTCATGTTTGGACCATGGCAG
This window harbors:
- a CDS encoding CCCH zinc finger and RRM domain protein, producing MKFSESEAAEVKTWVVRKLEDISDADADVLADYVLALIRADAPDEEIRKASVEGLEDFLREHTVPFVDELFATFAPKQTAPPASSHPLSQPQIFNDANAPGSGSQQQAPFNPPSGPSKGPYGPTMGNTPQSQTDSSSYGRKRNYHEGFQADQEREEAPHNRNFKTPRRGRGGGRGDWMGRDNRATPGQYAPAPAGGFPVMPPTFPSFDQNDPMAAMMALQSMGFPQMPGMPPMPMPAPGGGAGQPQDPMAPKSSERCPFWDTQGICYLGAACPYQHDTPGIPKEDEYDPKSSNIVTDFQRRNTDTPHRGSDRGRGRGRGGDRGGFGGRGRRSEYSAAGPNEDTSITTIVVEQIPDDKLDEASVREFFSQYGDIVELSLQPHKKLALITYDSHASAKRAWSSPKVIFDNRFVKVYWHKTKADKNGDHRQGAIEVEPFNQEEFERQQEAAQRAYEEKMQKRRETEEAKQALEKQREELLKKQQEEKERLMQKLGGNDVSNGAAPSDGESGPSPQENVSDQTKQLRAQLAALEAEAKTLGIDPNGADSGAPSYRGRGRGYLGRGGYAPRGRGYDPNHRGGYRGRGGMTRGRGGVLRLDNRPRRVAVSGVELNSEKDEALRQFLIGVGEYESIQPNPEQSDSVIVAFKERYIAERFMFGPWQIPSVGEVQLTWVPNPPISVAPTTPGSGMDTKTGSDEDTVMETTSTPLPPDPSAGRRDGNHEVDYDVAEDDDSWGVQ